GCCACGCCGCGCGCGGCTCGTTGCTAACGGGTGCCGCCGGCGACGCGCTCGGCGTGCTGGCCGGCATTGCGTGGGCCGCGACCACCGTGGTGGTGCGCGCCACGCGCCTCGCTCAATCGAGCGCCAGCAAGACGCTGTTCTATCAACTGATGGTGTCGGCGGTGGTGCTGCTCGCGCTTGCGCTCGGACTCGGCCAGGCGCACGTGGCAACCGTCACGCCGCTGGCGGTGGCGAGCCTTGCGTATCAGGCGGTGGTCGTCGCGTTCGTCAGCTATCTGGTGTGGTTCTGGTTGCTGACGCGCTATATCGCGTCGCGCCTGTCGGTGTTCTCGTTCCTCACGCCGCTGTTCGGCGTGACCTTCGGTGTACTGCTGCTCGGCGAGTCATTCAGCGTGCGCTTTCTGATGGCCGCGGTCCTCGTGTTGACCGGCATCGCGCTAGTCAACGCACCGGCAAAGCGGGTGGCAATCTAGAGCCTGGGAGCGTCAGCGCTCAAGGTTCAAGGCTCAGGACTTAGGCTTTGGCCGCCACGATCTGCGCCACGCGCACGTATTCGGCCACCGGCACGTCTTCGGCGCGGCGTTGCAGATCGAAACCGAGCGCCTCGAAATCCACCGAATCGCGATACGCAGCAAGCGTGTTGCGCAACATCTTGCGACGCTGCGAGAACGCGGCCGTCACCACTTCGCCGAGCACGCGCTCGTCCACCGGCGCCAACTCATGCAGCTCGTACGGGATCATCCGCACGATCGCCGAATCGACTTTCGGCGGCGGGTTGAACGCTTCGGGCGGCACGTCGAGTTGCTTGTCGATCACATAGCGGTATTGCAGCATCACCGAGAGACGGCTGAACGCCTTGGTGCCCGGCTCCGCCACCATCCGCTCGACCACTTCGTTCTGCAACATGAAGTGCTGATCGATCACGCGATGCGCGAACGACGTCAGATGAAACAGCAGCGGGCTCGAAATGTTGTACGGCAGATTGCCGACAATGCGCAGCGACGCTTTCTCGCCAGGCGCGGCCAGCGAGCCGAAGTCGAACGCGAGCGCGTCGCCCGCATGCAGTTCGAGCAGGCCGCCGAATTTCGTCTTCAGACGGCCGATCAGATCGCGATCCAGTTCGACGGCGTGCAAGGGCGCTTCCGGCGTCGCCAGACGCTCGATCAGCGGCTCGGTGAGCGCGCCGAGGCCCGGCCCGATCTCGACCATGCGCTCGCCGCGTTGCGGCCGGATGACATCGACGATCGAATCGATCACGCCCATGTCGACCAGAAAATTCTGCCCGAAACGCTTGCGCGCGATATGGCCTTGGTGCCGGCCCTGTTGCTGTCTGCTGGTGGACATCGAAGAAACGCTAAGAAAGAGAACGGCTTAAGAAAAGGAACTTGCCGAGCGGCGCGCGCT
The nucleotide sequence above comes from Paraburkholderia sp. FT54. Encoded proteins:
- a CDS encoding DMT family transporter; the protein is MNTTALPARRAPDSFAILLMIGLCAIWGLQQVAIKSTNTALPPVFQAGLRSAIAALLVWGWARSRGTPLFRDDGTLGAGLLAGVLFAGEFVCIFLGLTLTSASRMAVFLYTAPCFTALGLHWFVDGERMRRIQWFGIVVAFAGMTLAFADGFLHGHAARGSLLTGAAGDALGVLAGIAWAATTVVVRATRLAQSSASKTLFYQLMVSAVVLLALALGLGQAHVATVTPLAVASLAYQAVVVAFVSYLVWFWLLTRYIASRLSVFSFLTPLFGVTFGVLLLGESFSVRFLMAAVLVLTGIALVNAPAKRVAI
- the rsmA gene encoding 16S rRNA (adenine(1518)-N(6)/adenine(1519)-N(6))-dimethyltransferase RsmA gives rise to the protein MSTSRQQQGRHQGHIARKRFGQNFLVDMGVIDSIVDVIRPQRGERMVEIGPGLGALTEPLIERLATPEAPLHAVELDRDLIGRLKTKFGGLLELHAGDALAFDFGSLAAPGEKASLRIVGNLPYNISSPLLFHLTSFAHRVIDQHFMLQNEVVERMVAEPGTKAFSRLSVMLQYRYVIDKQLDVPPEAFNPPPKVDSAIVRMIPYELHELAPVDERVLGEVVTAAFSQRRKMLRNTLAAYRDSVDFEALGFDLQRRAEDVPVAEYVRVAQIVAAKA